In the Paenibacillus sp. FSL H7-0357 genome, one interval contains:
- a CDS encoding ABC transporter ATP-binding protein, with product MELVIEQLTKTYGSKQALNGVSFKVGEGIHGLLGPNGAGKTTLMRLLATLLTPTSGKATIGGVPLTDKAQIRQLVGYLPQEFAFYPGMSVLEAMDYLALLSGVKGHSERKRRIDDLLEQVNLTEQRRTKVKALSGGMKRRLGVAQAMVHEPKLLIVDEPTAGLDPEERIRFRRLLSRFSEGRIVLLSTHVVEDVESTCEQMTVLHKGSLRYHGRIGDLTGAAAGRVWTVELDRAQWERDRDRFPVLSAVPEGTGMRIRVLADQQPYPGAQQAIPSIEDAYLYLMRKEESFV from the coding sequence ATGGAACTTGTAATTGAACAACTGACCAAAACCTACGGGAGTAAGCAGGCTTTAAACGGTGTCAGCTTCAAAGTAGGCGAAGGGATACACGGCCTGCTTGGTCCTAACGGGGCAGGCAAAACAACGCTGATGCGGCTGCTTGCAACTTTACTTACACCCACATCCGGCAAAGCAACGATCGGTGGAGTACCTTTGACGGACAAAGCGCAGATCCGCCAGCTGGTCGGTTATCTGCCGCAGGAATTTGCATTTTATCCAGGGATGTCGGTGCTTGAAGCGATGGATTATCTCGCACTTTTGTCCGGGGTGAAGGGGCATTCGGAGCGGAAGCGGAGAATCGACGATTTGCTGGAGCAGGTGAACCTGACGGAGCAGCGCCGGACCAAGGTGAAAGCACTGTCCGGCGGAATGAAGCGCCGGCTCGGCGTGGCCCAGGCAATGGTGCATGAACCGAAGCTGCTGATCGTCGATGAGCCCACGGCAGGGCTTGATCCGGAAGAGCGGATCCGCTTTCGCCGGCTCCTCAGCCGGTTCTCTGAAGGGAGAATCGTCCTGTTGTCCACCCACGTTGTGGAGGATGTGGAATCCACCTGTGAGCAAATGACCGTGCTGCATAAGGGAAGTCTGCGCTATCACGGCAGAATCGGTGACCTGACGGGGGCTGCCGCCGGACGCGTCTGGACGGTGGAGCTTGACCGGGCGCAGTGGGAGCGGGACCGTGACCGCTTCCCTGTGCTGTCTGCTGTGCCGGAAGGCACAGGAATGCGCATCCGTGTTCTCGCCGATCAGCAGCCTTATCCGGGAGCGCAGCAGGCCATACCGTCTATTGAGGATGCCTATCTTTACCTGATGCGCAAGGAGGAGTCGTTCGTATGA
- a CDS encoding ABC transporter permease, giving the protein MIGLIGKEIRMILRSLVFYVFILVACFFYFTEYAAEQTWSELRPPVMTEPQNVGPPEHPFYGWKLPGNTSELATQMRKEMGWDLDAGSTTKLRIGFPLESKLDKQEKAALTEAASKLDIILKDSDKYTMEDVYKVSDDLNEQLGGSSMYKRGMDEFGFGIDNYEEAVKAQEQTLVRYNEVVEAGELLPGAARYFSDYLALPAGIFPVFLSAFLLLRDRSSRMSELIYSRRVSSWTYVGSKFIALGIMLSLIYLVLAVAGGWQTVNALELKGQTAEAIFLFLGYTAWWLLPTVWASIAFGMFGSMLFRRGIVPIALQIVWWFISVLPLMGSYGLYKLIIRFNTPRDADLYKGWVDEIAINRSFYILLAVLLAAGTALLWERNRSQADSGWVRGNKTSARKAKTAAGEAS; this is encoded by the coding sequence ATGATAGGGCTCATTGGTAAAGAGATTCGCATGATTCTGCGCAGTCTCGTCTTTTATGTATTTATACTAGTGGCCTGCTTCTTCTATTTCACCGAATATGCCGCAGAGCAGACCTGGAGCGAGCTTCGGCCTCCCGTTATGACTGAGCCGCAAAATGTGGGTCCCCCGGAACATCCTTTTTACGGCTGGAAGCTGCCCGGGAACACCTCTGAACTTGCTACGCAAATGAGGAAAGAGATGGGCTGGGACCTGGATGCCGGTTCAACAACCAAGCTGAGAATCGGCTTTCCGCTAGAGAGCAAACTGGATAAGCAAGAAAAAGCTGCCCTCACCGAGGCTGCTTCCAAGCTGGACATCATTCTTAAAGATTCGGACAAGTACACGATGGAAGACGTTTACAAGGTTTCTGATGATTTGAACGAGCAACTTGGCGGGAGCAGTATGTACAAAAGAGGGATGGATGAATTCGGCTTTGGTATCGATAACTACGAGGAAGCGGTGAAAGCGCAGGAACAAACGCTTGTACGCTACAACGAGGTTGTAGAGGCCGGAGAGCTGCTACCCGGAGCCGCACGGTATTTCAGCGATTACCTCGCACTCCCGGCTGGTATCTTTCCGGTATTCCTTTCGGCCTTTCTGCTGCTCCGTGACCGCTCCAGCCGAATGAGCGAGCTGATATACAGCCGCCGGGTTTCGTCATGGACCTACGTCGGTTCAAAGTTTATCGCGCTTGGGATCATGCTCTCCCTGATTTATCTTGTGCTTGCAGTTGCCGGCGGCTGGCAGACCGTAAATGCCCTGGAACTGAAGGGACAGACGGCGGAGGCGATTTTCCTCTTCCTTGGATACACAGCTTGGTGGCTGCTGCCTACAGTCTGGGCTTCGATTGCCTTCGGAATGTTCGGCTCTATGCTGTTCCGCCGGGGGATTGTGCCGATCGCCCTGCAGATCGTCTGGTGGTTTATTTCTGTGCTGCCGCTTATGGGCTCCTATGGGCTGTACAAGTTGATCATCCGCTTTAACACGCCAAGGGACGCTGATTTATATAAAGGCTGGGTGGATGAGATCGCAATTAACCGCAGCTTCTACATTCTGCTTGCGGTGCTGCTGGCAGCCGGAACCGCGCTGCTCTGGGAAAGAAACCGCAGCCAGGCGGATTCCGGATGGGTACGGGGGAACAAAACCTCTGCAAGAAAAGCCAAAACAGCCGCGGGGGAAGCCTCATGA
- a CDS encoding PAS domain-containing hybrid sensor histidine kinase/response regulator, producing the protein MSDNLFKYLYLRSSTGFAVVSMKDGTIQLANPALCSMFGYTEAEFMNLRYLDISCTEEKDTADHEQVINLLLQSPGAAVDSENQFTRKNGEVFWVALHLFLTFDEAGGTPLYMIAEMKDITDRKLAEKKILEEHYLYNLISQNTPDLISLADPEGTIHYVSPSIERVLGYSTHEMIGKKRPDYYHEEDALEMTEQGLLYSDNDVFTRRVRHKDGHYLWIESSFQIMRDDKGGVQQVLTVARDITVRKKYEDMLANAQFLARMGSWEWEASSQQLIASKEMRCIFGPTDDISNHTVYDPLLIKECVEPEDLPRVMEALLDSVKHGTKGGAVFGITAADGMKKFIDAHWEVAQDSSGNIRQISGVVQDITAHREMEQQLRESEQNYRLISENSQDFISRNATDEEATYLYASPVSLQMFGYTPEEMVGTGGMDYIHPEDAARVQAYLRSSMKGERLEPIVFRFLCKDGSYIWTETTLRHIGTGAGGDTEIVGITRDISERKQYELKMLESENRYKSLFEYNPSAISAMDLQGRIQSLNASLQHLTGYSCESLLLSNYCDIFDPEELDFVAERFLVAASGVAQTFESRLLHRDGHVVEVSMIYVPIMVDSRVVGVFAITSDITERKRHLEQIEKLSYEHALILNSVSEGIFGMNLEGATVFINPAASAMLGYEAGELAGEIRLPTIEQTWLDGEPYPGGRKNLREWLEDHLTYDEKEGVFWRQDGSSFLVKYRMTPLFDNGVRKGVVVVFRDITEEKAIVRAKESAEQADRAKSEFLAIMSHELRTPMNGIIGMADLLEGTVLDEEQQYYTQIITKSGGTLLHILNEVLDFSKIEAGMMTIELQAVDLRQVVSNVTDIFYPRIKEKGLSLNCELDDALPPLVLTDETRLRQILVNLVGNAVKFTEEGEIGIQVKLVSSRDSGECVLKFTVTDTGIGIPLDSQGLLFQSFSQLHPSINRKYGGTGLGLAISKKLVELLGGAIGVESREDEGSEFFFTLHTTLPRELSSAGGAAAFPATERRENRSKYKGSSSGVYGPLSILVAEDHPVNLRLLQAYLKKRGYDSDVASNGEMAVEAVLTGQYDLVFMDIQMPLMDGIEATAKIREELGLSPVIIATTAFARKEDKEMCLRAGMQDFISKPIRPEELDRVLREWSAYSRR; encoded by the coding sequence TTGTCCGACAATCTTTTTAAATATCTGTATTTGCGGTCTTCTACAGGATTTGCAGTCGTGTCCATGAAGGATGGGACGATACAACTGGCCAACCCTGCACTGTGCAGTATGTTCGGGTATACGGAAGCGGAGTTTATGAACCTTCGGTATTTGGATATTTCCTGTACGGAAGAGAAAGACACAGCAGATCATGAGCAGGTTATAAACCTATTGCTGCAGAGCCCGGGTGCGGCTGTAGACAGTGAAAATCAATTTACACGCAAGAATGGTGAAGTCTTCTGGGTGGCACTGCATTTGTTTCTGACATTTGATGAAGCTGGTGGTACCCCTTTATATATGATTGCGGAAATGAAGGATATTACGGACCGCAAGCTGGCAGAGAAGAAGATACTCGAGGAGCATTATCTCTATAATCTGATTTCGCAGAATACACCGGATTTGATATCTCTCGCTGATCCTGAGGGTACGATCCATTATGTTTCACCCTCCATTGAACGAGTGCTGGGATACTCTACCCATGAAATGATCGGTAAAAAAAGACCGGATTACTACCATGAGGAAGACGCATTGGAGATGACCGAGCAGGGACTGCTCTATTCGGACAACGATGTGTTTACCCGCAGGGTGCGCCATAAAGACGGGCATTATCTTTGGATTGAAAGCTCTTTCCAGATCATGCGCGACGATAAGGGTGGGGTTCAGCAGGTCTTGACGGTTGCCCGGGATATAACGGTCCGGAAGAAATACGAGGACATGCTGGCGAACGCCCAGTTTCTGGCCCGGATGGGCTCGTGGGAATGGGAGGCCTCCAGCCAGCAGTTGATTGCTTCCAAGGAAATGCGCTGTATCTTTGGCCCTACCGATGATATTAGCAATCATACCGTCTATGATCCGCTGCTCATCAAGGAATGTGTGGAGCCTGAAGATCTGCCCAGGGTTATGGAGGCGCTGCTTGATTCGGTGAAACACGGGACGAAAGGCGGAGCGGTCTTCGGAATTACGGCGGCCGACGGCATGAAGAAATTTATCGATGCCCATTGGGAAGTGGCTCAGGATTCCTCAGGTAACATAAGACAGATTAGCGGAGTGGTTCAGGACATTACAGCTCATCGGGAAATGGAGCAGCAGCTTCGGGAAAGCGAACAGAACTACCGGCTCATTTCGGAAAATTCCCAGGATTTCATTTCCCGCAATGCAACCGATGAGGAAGCAACCTATCTGTATGCCTCTCCGGTGAGTCTGCAGATGTTCGGATATACACCTGAAGAGATGGTAGGCACCGGGGGAATGGATTATATTCATCCTGAGGATGCAGCCCGTGTCCAGGCCTATCTGCGCAGCAGCATGAAAGGGGAAAGGCTTGAGCCTATCGTCTTCCGGTTTCTGTGTAAAGACGGCTCTTACATCTGGACAGAAACGACCCTGCGCCACATTGGTACCGGTGCTGGAGGGGATACGGAGATAGTCGGCATCACCCGCGACATCTCGGAGCGGAAGCAATATGAGCTCAAAATGCTGGAGAGCGAAAACCGCTATAAGTCTTTGTTTGAATATAACCCTTCGGCCATCAGCGCGATGGATTTGCAGGGACGGATCCAATCGCTGAATGCCAGCCTGCAGCATTTGACGGGTTATTCCTGTGAAAGCCTGCTGTTGTCAAACTACTGCGATATCTTTGATCCGGAAGAGCTGGATTTTGTGGCAGAACGCTTTCTTGTTGCTGCAAGCGGTGTAGCTCAAACCTTCGAGAGCAGACTGCTTCACCGGGATGGGCATGTTGTCGAGGTCAGCATGATTTATGTGCCGATAATGGTAGACAGCCGGGTCGTGGGCGTATTTGCCATTACGAGCGATATTACGGAGCGCAAACGGCATCTGGAGCAGATTGAGAAGCTCAGCTATGAGCATGCGCTGATTCTGAATTCCGTTTCAGAAGGTATTTTTGGCATGAATCTTGAGGGTGCGACGGTATTTATCAATCCGGCGGCGTCCGCAATGCTTGGCTACGAAGCCGGGGAGCTGGCGGGTGAGATCAGGCTGCCTACGATCGAGCAGACGTGGCTCGACGGAGAGCCATATCCTGGAGGGCGGAAGAATCTGAGGGAATGGCTGGAGGATCATCTCACCTATGATGAGAAAGAGGGCGTATTCTGGAGACAGGACGGTTCAAGCTTTCTCGTTAAATACCGGATGACCCCCCTGTTCGATAACGGTGTACGGAAGGGTGTTGTGGTTGTGTTCCGCGACATTACCGAAGAGAAGGCGATTGTACGGGCTAAGGAGTCTGCCGAGCAGGCGGACCGGGCCAAATCTGAATTTCTGGCCATTATGAGCCATGAGCTGCGCACACCCATGAACGGGATTATCGGCATGGCTGATTTGCTTGAAGGCACCGTGCTTGATGAAGAACAGCAGTATTATACGCAGATTATTACCAAAAGCGGTGGGACGCTGCTGCATATTCTCAATGAGGTGCTTGATTTCAGCAAAATTGAAGCGGGCATGATGACGATTGAGCTGCAAGCTGTGGATCTCCGCCAGGTTGTATCGAACGTCACAGATATCTTTTATCCCCGTATCAAAGAGAAGGGGCTCTCGCTAAACTGCGAGCTGGATGACGCGCTGCCACCGCTGGTGTTAACGGATGAGACCAGACTGCGCCAGATTCTTGTAAACCTGGTCGGCAACGCGGTGAAATTCACCGAAGAAGGGGAAATCGGGATTCAAGTGAAGCTGGTGTCATCCAGAGATTCCGGCGAGTGTGTTCTTAAATTTACCGTGACGGATACTGGGATCGGTATTCCGCTGGACAGCCAAGGGCTGCTGTTCCAATCCTTCTCCCAATTGCATCCATCGATCAACCGCAAATATGGCGGAACAGGTCTGGGACTGGCCATCAGCAAGAAGCTGGTGGAGCTGCTGGGTGGAGCGATAGGCGTGGAGAGCCGTGAAGATGAAGGCTCGGAGTTCTTTTTCACCCTCCATACCACTCTTCCAAGAGAATTGTCCTCCGCGGGCGGCGCTGCTGCGTTCCCGGCTACGGAACGGCGGGAGAACCGTAGCAAGTACAAAGGCTCCTCCAGCGGGGTGTACGGTCCGCTCTCGATTCTAGTTGCCGAGGATCATCCTGTGAACCTGAGATTGCTGCAGGCGTATCTCAAGAAGCGGGGATATGATTCCGATGTGGCGTCCAACGGGGAAATGGCGGTCGAGGCCGTGCTCACCGGGCAGTATGATCTGGTATTTATGGACATTCAGATGCCGCTCATGGATGGGATTGAAGCGACAGCCAAAATCCGCGAGGAGCTTGGATTGTCCCCGGTCATTATCGCCACTACAGCTTTTGCCCGCAAAGAAGACAAAGAGATGTGCCTGAGGGCGGGCATGCAGGATTTCATCTCCAAGCCGATCCGGCCGGAGGAGCTGGACAGGGTGCTGAGGGAATGGTCGGCTTATTCCCGCAGATAG